The Henckelia pumila isolate YLH828 chromosome 2, ASM3356847v2, whole genome shotgun sequence genome includes a window with the following:
- the LOC140882813 gene encoding E3 ubiquitin-protein ligase ATL59-like has protein sequence MLGSGMNLITTIVGFGMSATFIIFVCTRMICRRLRRMEEQQTFEIDPRIDLELQEHGGNYHAPVVVDAIPTMYFNQEAFSSMEDAQCTICLAEYEEKEVLRIMPKCGHTFHLSCIDIWLRKQLTCPICRLSVDESSERKQCHTNTMSTAEYFDSSEITGEHSQQWLLPAIAHAVGNRSNQRNADSVPIDVDSRVDGEATLRS, from the exons ATGTTAGGCTCGGGGATGAATTTGATTACCACTATTGTAGGCTTTGGTATGAGTGCCACTTTCATTATTTTTGTGTGCACTAGAATGATTTGTAGGAGGCTCCGCCGGATGGAGGAGCAGCAAACGTTTGAGATCGACCCGAGAATCGATCTTGAGCTG CAAGAACATGGGGGTAATTACCATGCTCCGGTTGTAGTTGATGCGATACCGACTATGTATTTCAATCAGGAAGCATTCAGTTCAATGGAAGATGCACA ATGTACAATATGTTTGGCAGAATACGAAGAGAAAGAAGTGCTGAGAATTATGCCCAAGTGTGGTCACACTTTTCACCTGTCTTGCATTGATATTTGGCTGAGAAAGCAGCTGACCTGTCCAATATGCCGTCTATCGGTGGACGAATCTTCTGAAAGAAAGCAGTGTCACACAAATACAATGTCTACTGCTGAATATTTTGACAGCTCCGAGATTACAGGTGAGCATTCTCAACAGTGGCTGCTACCGGCTATTGCTCACGCAGTAGGCAACCGAAGCAACCAAAGGAATGCAGATTCTGTTCCTATCGACGTCGACTCAAGGGTCGATGGAGAAGCAACATTGAGGTCATAA
- the LOC140882812 gene encoding uncharacterized protein: MDKKQRVVWTKEMHQKFLDAIKMIGYERAVPKRIAEAMGIPGLRRENVASHLQKFRNGLKRAQEVVLDSVPGTSTMDEIKRSCMLNNTEKSARRSIMQHNYTQKKRHFGEMNNYTNFRASRLTDNRLQNVQLHPNFRIYSDRTKNMLLSTNKKTSSTYDNNSTSSEPTFRFVGYRLTSDEKSIVLCTEDRNTKTSVSPIFFDQQINLQNEMLFHSPLTSETRGNENLDQEIYFPSRETTQNEDFVQNLLAEEQQEGFEDVLMDMSGDTFPQMYWQEFEDEVFNQDGTYPSNM; encoded by the exons ATGGACAAGAAACAAAGAGTTGTTTGGACAAAAGAGATGCATCAGAAATTCTTGGATGCCATTAAAATGATAGGATATGAAA GAGCAGTTCCGAAGAGAATCGCAGAGGCTATGGGGATACCGGGGCTTCGAAGAGAAAACGTAGCCAGTCATTTACAG AAATTTCGCAATGGCCTGAAGCGAGCTCAAGAAGTCGTTCTCGACTCAGTACCTGGCACGAGCACAATGGATGAAATCAAGAGATCATGCATGCTCAACAATACTGAAAAATCCGCAAGAAGATCCATCATGCAACACAATTACACACAGAAGAAACGTCACTTCGGTGAGATGAACAATTACACGAATTTTAGAGCTTCACGATTAACAGATAACCGGCTGCAGAACGTTCAGTTACATCCCAACTTCCGAATATATAGTGATCGGACAAAGAACATGCTTCTGAGTACAAATAAGAAAACATCATCCACATATGATAACAATTCTACGAGTTCTGAACCTACCTTCAGGTTTGTGGGATACAGGTTGACAAGCGATGAGAAGTCGATTGTGTTGTGTACTGAAGATCGGAATACCAAAACATCAGTCTCCCCAATTTTTTTCGATCAGCAAATAAACTTGCAGAATGAGATGCTGTTTCATAGCCCATTGACTTCGGAGACTCGTGGGAATGAAAATCTGGATCAAGAAATTTATTTCCCATCAAGGGAAACAACCCAGAACGAAGATTTCGTGCAAAATTTGTTGGCAGAGGAACAGCAAGAAGGATTTGAGGATGTCCTGATGGATATGTCAGGAGACACATTTCCTCAAATGTATTGGCAAGAATTCGAGGATGAAGTATTTAATCAAGATGGTACATATCCATCAAACATGTAA
- the LOC140883596 gene encoding flap endonuclease GEN-like 1, protein MGVGGNFWDLLKPYARYEGFDFLRNKRVAVDLSYWIVQHETAIKGYVRKPHIRLTFFRTINLFSKFGAYPVFVLDGTPSPLKSRARIARYFRASGLDLSSKPEAEEGVSVERNWAFRKCVEECVELLELLGMPVLKAKGEAEALCAQLNSEGHVDACITADSDAFLYGAQCVIKRFQPNSKEPFECYHVADIEAGLGLKRKHLIAVSLLVGSDHDLSGIQGIGLDTALRFVKCFSEEEILDRLNKIAKGDPLVLQGNIESGDELARSSDEYSPKPKVPHCSHCGHPGNKRAHLKFSCEYCSSPAGQSCWQKSAGFKCGCSSCDFSRKEKENKKIEAWRFNVCRKIASERDFPIDEIIHMYLSKNNGIDDYPSIRFASPQTELLVDYLTYMQNWEPSYIKKMLLPMLSTLYLRDVASGPMDNLLYEQYEFHSIQRVKIRYGHEFFVVNWKKAVNTLGAASHTILEESDVQQEEESGEVDESIDFLEEPDVPHIRLQDGCCFLSTDEDIELVQNAFPEKATKFLEEKNLKEMKSRKKKRTSGSEAATGISESPSRSVQLSITEFYSSSKILCQNKNEENTGNGHGSTEGKRKEPGSRYSKSVRRRLLFG, encoded by the exons ATGGGAGTCGGGGGAAATTTCTGGGATTTGCTCAAACCCTATGCCCGATACGAGGGCTTCGATTTCTTGAGGAACAAACGGGTTGCGGTGGACCTGTCGTACTGGATTGTCCAGCATGAAACTGCCATTAAAGGGTATGTTCGTAAACCCCACATTCGCCTCACCTTCTTCCGTACCATCAATCTTTTCAGCAAG TTTGGAGCCTACCCTGTTTTTGTACTTGATGGGACTCCATCTCCGTTAAAGTCTCGGGCAAGGATAGCACGGTATTTCAGAGCATCTGGCTTGGACTTATCAAGCAAGCCCGAGGCGGAAGAGGGTGTCTCGGTTGAGAGAAACTGGGCATTTAGGAAATGCGTGGAAGAATGTGTG GAATTGCTGGAACTCCTGGGAATGCCAGTTTTAAAAGCGAAAGGGGAAGCTGAAGCACTCTGTGCACAGTTAAATAGTGAAGGACATGTTGATGCTTGTATTACCGCCGACAGCGATGCCTTTCTTTATGGGGCCCAATGTGTAATCAAACGATTCCAGCCCAACTCAAAA GAGccatttgaatgctaccatgTAGCTGACATTGAGGCTGGTCTTGGGCTTAAGAGGAAGCATTTGATCGCTGTTTCTCTGTTGGTTGGAAGTGATCATGATTTAAGTGGTATCCAGGGAATTGGGCTTGATACTGCTCTTCGTTTTGTCAAATGTTTTAGTGAAGAAGAAATATTGGATAG GTTGAATAAGATAGCAAAAGGAGATCCACTGGTACTCCAGGGAAATATTGAATCTGGAGATGAACTTGCACGAAGTTCTGATGAGTATTCACCAAAGCCTAAAGTTCCTCACTGTTCGCACTGTGGACATCCAGGCAACAAAAGGGCTCATCTCAAATTTTCTTGTGAGTATTGCAGTTCGCCTGCTGGCCAGAGTTGCTGGCAGAAGTCAGCAGGATTCAAATGTGGCTGTTCATCATGCGATTTT AGcaggaaagaaaaagaaaacaagaaaatCGAGGCTTGGAGGTTTAATGTTTGTCGAAAAATTGCTTCAGAGAGAGATTTTCCCATTGATGAAATTATCCATATGTATTTGAGCAAAAATAATGGGATTG ATGACTACCCGTCCATAAGATTCGCAAGCCCGCAGACGGAATTGCTGGTTGATTACCTGACTTATATGCAAAACTGGGAACCATCGTATATCAAGAAAATGTTGCTTCCAATGTTATCAACGCTGTATCTGCGGGATGTGGCCTCAGGCCCGATGGATAACTTGTTGTATGAACAGTATGAGTTCCACAGCATTCAGCGTGTAAAAATAAGATATGGGCATGAATTCTTTGTTGTTAACTGGAAGAAAGCTGTTAATACGCTTGGTGCTGCTTCACACACAATCCTTGAAGAGTCTGATGTACAACAAGAGGAGGAATCTGGGGAAGTTGATGAATCTATTGATTTTCTTGAAGAGCCAGACGTTCCTCATATTCGCCTTCAAGATGGCTGTTGTTTTTTGTCCACGGATGAAGATATTGAGCTCGTTCAAAACGCTTTTCCCGAAAAAGCCACCAAATTTTTGGAAGAAAAG AATTTGAAGGAAATGAAATCACGAAAGAAGAAACGCACCTCAGGGTCTGAAGCAGCAACCGGTATTTCGGAATCACCATCACGAAGTGTGCAGCTAAGCATTACCGAGTTTTATAGTTCCTCCAAAATTCTTTGCCAAAACAAGAACGAGGAAAACACAGGGAATGGTCATGGTTCGACCGAAGGCAAAAGGAAAGAGCCTGGTTCAAGATATTCCAAGTCTGTCAGGCGTCGTCTCTTGTTTGGCTAA